A genome region from Bemisia tabaci chromosome 3, PGI_BMITA_v3 includes the following:
- the LOC109040253 gene encoding protein D1 isoform X2, with product MKTLWCVKNYNARPQYLLLFTQVWLPRILAKVSPFVVREMDYFKIMPDLVTEVPPFICQVNWAKADADFGNRLEPHEVPVQPIETIWPTDEGKLYTLMLLEDYFMKGECIAPYLSPDTRDNPHRLVFLVFEQPTPTHINFEVVTKKAQLEHDVRGKFSWREFAKRWELGAPLAINFFQIERPDPSDRRAQINPTDSENEGGWFNF from the exons ATGAAAACTCTGTGGTGTGTTAAAAATTATAATGCAAGGCCCCAATATCTGCTACTTTTCACTCAGGTTTGGTTACCACGAATCCTAGCAAAAGTTTCACCTTTTGTCGTGAGAGAGATGGactatttcaaaatcatgcctGATCTTGTAACCGAGGTTCCACCTTTTATCTGCCAG GTAAACTGGGCTAAAGCAGATGCTGATTTTGGCAACCGTTTGGAGCCTCATGAGGTACCTGTGCAACCGATCGAAACCATTTGGCCTACGGATGAAGGAAAATTATACACATTAATGTTGCTAG AGGACTATTTTATGAAAGGTGAATGTATCGCTCCATATTTAAGTCCGGATACCAGAGATAATC CTCATCGACTAGTTTTCTTGGTATTCGAGCAACCAACGCCCACCCACATAAATTTTGAGGTGGTTACCAAAAAAGCACA GTTGGAGCATGACGTAAGAGGAAAGTTTTCGTGGCGGGAGTTTGCAAAAAGGTGGGAACTAGGAGCTCCTCTCGCaatcaacttttttcaaatagAAAGACCAGATCCATCGGATCGAAGGGCGCAGATAAACCCAACAGACTCGGAAAATGAGGGAGGCTGGTTTAACTTTTAA
- the LOC109040253 gene encoding protein D1 isoform X3 — protein sequence MKTLWCVKNYNARPQYLLLFTQVWLPRILAKVSPFVVREMDYFKIMPDLVTEVPPFICQVNWAKADADFGNRLEPHEVPVQPIETIWPTDEGKLYTLMLLAHRLVFLVFEQPTPTHINFEVVTKKAQLEHDVRGKFSWREFAKRWELGAPLAINFFQIERPDPSDRRAQINPTDSENEGGWFNF from the exons ATGAAAACTCTGTGGTGTGTTAAAAATTATAATGCAAGGCCCCAATATCTGCTACTTTTCACTCAGGTTTGGTTACCACGAATCCTAGCAAAAGTTTCACCTTTTGTCGTGAGAGAGATGGactatttcaaaatcatgcctGATCTTGTAACCGAGGTTCCACCTTTTATCTGCCAG GTAAACTGGGCTAAAGCAGATGCTGATTTTGGCAACCGTTTGGAGCCTCATGAGGTACCTGTGCAACCGATCGAAACCATTTGGCCTACGGATGAAGGAAAATTATACACATTAATGTTGCTAG CTCATCGACTAGTTTTCTTGGTATTCGAGCAACCAACGCCCACCCACATAAATTTTGAGGTGGTTACCAAAAAAGCACA GTTGGAGCATGACGTAAGAGGAAAGTTTTCGTGGCGGGAGTTTGCAAAAAGGTGGGAACTAGGAGCTCCTCTCGCaatcaacttttttcaaatagAAAGACCAGATCCATCGGATCGAAGGGCGCAGATAAACCCAACAGACTCGGAAAATGAGGGAGGCTGGTTTAACTTTTAA
- the LOC109040253 gene encoding protein D3 isoform X1, with amino-acid sequence MKTLWCVKNYNARPQYLLLFTQVWLPRILAKVSPFVVREMDYFKIMPDLVTEVPPFICQVNWAKADADFGNRLEPHEVPVQPIETIWPTDEGKLYTLMLLDLDAPTPKLPVLREYLHWLVVNIPEDYFMKGECIAPYLSPDTRDNPHRLVFLVFEQPTPTHINFEVVTKKAQLEHDVRGKFSWREFAKRWELGAPLAINFFQIERPDPSDRRAQINPTDSENEGGWFNF; translated from the exons ATGAAAACTCTGTGGTGTGTTAAAAATTATAATGCAAGGCCCCAATATCTGCTACTTTTCACTCAGGTTTGGTTACCACGAATCCTAGCAAAAGTTTCACCTTTTGTCGTGAGAGAGATGGactatttcaaaatcatgcctGATCTTGTAACCGAGGTTCCACCTTTTATCTGCCAG GTAAACTGGGCTAAAGCAGATGCTGATTTTGGCAACCGTTTGGAGCCTCATGAGGTACCTGTGCAACCGATCGAAACCATTTGGCCTACGGATGAAGGAAAATTATACACATTAATGTTGCTAG ATTTAGATGCACCCACCCCGAAATTGCCAGTATTAAGGGAATATTTACACTGGCTCGTTGTAAATATTCCAGAGGACTATTTTATGAAAGGTGAATGTATCGCTCCATATTTAAGTCCGGATACCAGAGATAATC CTCATCGACTAGTTTTCTTGGTATTCGAGCAACCAACGCCCACCCACATAAATTTTGAGGTGGTTACCAAAAAAGCACA GTTGGAGCATGACGTAAGAGGAAAGTTTTCGTGGCGGGAGTTTGCAAAAAGGTGGGAACTAGGAGCTCCTCTCGCaatcaacttttttcaaatagAAAGACCAGATCCATCGGATCGAAGGGCGCAGATAAACCCAACAGACTCGGAAAATGAGGGAGGCTGGTTTAACTTTTAA
- the LOC109040253 gene encoding protein D3 isoform X4, whose product MSVSKVNWAKADADFGNRLEPHEVPVQPIETIWPTDEGKLYTLMLLDLDAPTPKLPVLREYLHWLVVNIPEDYFMKGECIAPYLSPDTRDNPHRLVFLVFEQPTPTHINFEVVTKKAQLEHDVRGKFSWREFAKRWELGAPLAINFFQIERPDPSDRRAQINPTDSENEGGWFNF is encoded by the exons ATGTCTGTCTCCAAA GTAAACTGGGCTAAAGCAGATGCTGATTTTGGCAACCGTTTGGAGCCTCATGAGGTACCTGTGCAACCGATCGAAACCATTTGGCCTACGGATGAAGGAAAATTATACACATTAATGTTGCTAG ATTTAGATGCACCCACCCCGAAATTGCCAGTATTAAGGGAATATTTACACTGGCTCGTTGTAAATATTCCAGAGGACTATTTTATGAAAGGTGAATGTATCGCTCCATATTTAAGTCCGGATACCAGAGATAATC CTCATCGACTAGTTTTCTTGGTATTCGAGCAACCAACGCCCACCCACATAAATTTTGAGGTGGTTACCAAAAAAGCACA GTTGGAGCATGACGTAAGAGGAAAGTTTTCGTGGCGGGAGTTTGCAAAAAGGTGGGAACTAGGAGCTCCTCTCGCaatcaacttttttcaaatagAAAGACCAGATCCATCGGATCGAAGGGCGCAGATAAACCCAACAGACTCGGAAAATGAGGGAGGCTGGTTTAACTTTTAA
- the LOC109040244 gene encoding protein D1, whose protein sequence is MITKVVIEILIPVCICLATVIQHVNLMRTSQQMDIEMTRSQIVPDVIRVVPNNELKVKYFNVTVDFGTKITPASFVEEPTQLYWPTIENRLYTIIFTDPDVPSRQNPDEREWMHWIVANIPKTHISKGDCLASYIGPIPHQLGSWHRYVFVVIEQTHKEEFRDWMFKDKRPIKKYRAKFSTSHFIDKYKLGEVIAANYFISSQRYVSNYN, encoded by the exons ATGATAACGAAGGTTGTAATAGAAATTTTAATCCCGGTATGTATATGCTTAGCCACGGTCATACAACATGTGAATCTAATGCGGACTTCTCAACAAATGGATATCGAAATGACAAGGTCCCAGATTGTCCCTGACGTCATCAGGGTAGTACCGAACAATGAATTGAAG GTGAAATATTTTAATGTTACGGTAGATTTTGGAACGAAAATAACTCCGGCCTCTTTCGTGGAGGAACCCACGCAACTTTACTGGCCAACGATCGAAAATCGCCtctacacaattatttttacgG ATCCAGATGTGCCTAGTCGGCAAAATCCAGATGAAAGAGAATGGATGCATTGGATCGTGGCAAATATACCAAAGACTCACATTTCGAAGGGTGACTGCCTTGCAAGTTACATAGGACCCATTCCGCATCAGTTAGGAT CCTGGCATCGATATGTTTTTGTCGTAATCGAACAGACGCACAAGGAGGAATTCAGGGACTGGATGTTTAAGGACAAAAG gccaATTAAAAAGTATAGAGCCAAATTTTCGACGAGCCACTTCATCGACAAGTATAAGTTGGGAGAGGTAATAGCTGCCAACTATTTTATAAGTAGTCAACGATACGTATCTAACTACAACTGA
- the LOC109040248 gene encoding protein D1 codes for MLLEKMIYQRHKIPLLEYTSLYTIAFLNVLVPILNRVGANDVALASEDVRKKFEDAKIVPELIPVAPKYALEVLYKNNTVKFGNEFHRGDFETAPTNLQWPTEKGRYYTLIFTDPDCSNSDRPVPIDKEWHHWLVVNIPGCEVYKGEVLSAYFGGLPFYLQYPHRYVFLAYMQPDAAPIVFDEPRLDDMPIEDRRYNFSTKNFTKKYELGNPIAGNFFVAGGPAPTPELPLVLQRMLTTTKKRPRFNATTLRTPKK; via the exons ATGTTATTGGAGAAAATGATTTATCAGCGTCACAAAATACCTCTCCTAGAATACACTTCGCTTTACACAATCGCTTTTCTGAACGTTTTGGTACCAATTCTCAATCGAGTTGGAGCGAACGATGTCGCATTAGCATCAGAAGAcgttcgaaaaaaatttgaggacgCCAAAATTGTTCCCGAATTGATACCTGTGGCTCCAAAATATGCATTAGAG GTTCTTTATAAAAACAACACTGTCAAATTCGGGAATGAGTTCCATCGGGGGGACTTTGAAACCGCGCCCACAAATCTGCAATGGCCGACTGAGAAGGGCCGATACTACACACTGATTTTCACAg ATCCAGACTGTTCCAACTCAGATCGCCCCGTGCCAATTGATAAAGAATGGCACCATTGGTTGGTAGTCAATATTCCTGGATGTGAAGTCTATAAAGGGGAGGTTCTCTCGGCGTATTTTGGTGGGCTACCTTTTTACTTACAAT ATCCACATAGGTACGTCTTTTTAGCATATATGCAGCCTGATGCAGCACCCATTGTTTTTGACGAGCCTCGGCTTGATGACAT GCCTATCGAGGATAGACGatacaatttttcaacgaagaacTTTACAAAAAAGTACGAGCTCGGAAATCCCATCGCGGGAAACTTTTTCGTCGCTGGAGGCCCGGCGCCGACACCAGAGTTGCCGTTGGTCCTACAGCGAATGTTAACGACGACAAAGAAACGGCCACGATTCAACGCAACGACACTACGTACACCGAAAAAGTAG